The Candidatus Abyssobacteria bacterium SURF_5 genome window below encodes:
- a CDS encoding 4Fe-4S dicluster domain-containing protein, with the protein MPVAEHSVWIRIGRIMKKLSLVPNLCTGCRECQLMCSLKHAGRFNPAEARIRIEYDVEMNCYSPVICRQCDEPACADACPSEAFSRDDRSGSLVIDAEKCSLCLQCVDACPYGAIRVAPDGTVLKCDLCGGDPECVKFCSKRPEMSSPLMANPEGATALILIENGTPAPAQG; encoded by the coding sequence ATGCCGGTTGCTGAGCATTCGGTCTGGATTCGCATCGGGAGGATTATGAAAAAGCTCTCACTTGTTCCGAACTTGTGCACCGGCTGCCGGGAATGTCAATTGATGTGTTCCCTGAAACACGCTGGGAGATTCAATCCCGCGGAAGCCCGGATTCGCATCGAGTATGATGTCGAGATGAACTGCTATAGTCCGGTGATTTGCCGGCAGTGCGATGAACCTGCGTGCGCTGATGCGTGCCCTTCGGAGGCGTTTTCCCGGGATGACCGGAGCGGGTCTCTCGTTATCGATGCAGAGAAGTGCTCGCTTTGTCTGCAGTGCGTGGACGCCTGTCCCTACGGCGCGATACGGGTTGCGCCCGATGGGACGGTTCTCAAATGCGACCTTTGCGGCGGTGATCCCGAGTGCGTGAAGTTCTGCTCGAAGCGCCCTGAAATGAGCAGCCCGCTGATGGCAAATCCCGAAGGCGCGACCGCCCTCATTCTCATTGAGAATGGAACGCCTGCGCCTGCTCAAGGATAA